In a single window of the Stigmatopora nigra isolate UIUO_SnigA chromosome 7, RoL_Snig_1.1, whole genome shotgun sequence genome:
- the cd79a gene encoding B-cell antigen receptor complex-associated protein alpha chain produces the protein MATVRIIFIIYSMAGVLTNGKLSLEVDRPWLRVHLSQEAMLECCYRAGSASLQSSWLTRGYPANGTTIPFLVPLSDRVSVGERVHAGVTCRTLTFTGVELTDSGLYQCWFNKTEVFTPGTYLQVYTPLEKTINLSERTKDGILVAEGVLLFLCVLVPSAMLLHKSKQLHYLQEKRSMGEKENIYQGLNLDDCDKAASLYQDLVANIQEEIQLENA, from the exons ATGGCCACAGTCCGCATCATTTTTATCATCTACTCCATGGCAG GGGTCCTAACCaatggaaagttgtctttggaGGTGGACCGGCCTTGGCTGAGGGTCCATCTGTCCCAGGAGGCCATGCTGGAGTGTTGCTATCGAGCTGGCTCTGCGTCTCTCCAAAGTTCCTGGCTCACACGGGGTTATCCCGCAAATGGTACCACCATTCCGTTTCTGGTACCTTTGTCTGACCGGGTGAGCGTCGGTGAGAGGGTGCACGCAGGGGTCACTTGCAGGACCCTGACATTTACTGGGGTGGAGTTGACCGACTCGGGCTTGTACCAGTGCTGGTTCAACAAGACTGAAGTCTTCACCCCTGGTACCTATCTGCAGGTCTATA CTCCGCTGGAGAAGACTATAAACCTCAGCGAAAGGACTAAAGATGGCATCCTGGTGGCTGAAGGAGTCTTACTATTTCTGTGTGTGCTGGTGCCTTCAGCTATGCTCCTCCACAAG TCAAAGCAACTCCATTACCTGCAGGAGAAAAGGTCAATGGGGGAAAAAGAGAACATCTATCAG GGCCTCAATCTGGATGACTGTGACAAGGCAGCCAGCCTCTACCAGGATTTGGTTGCCAATATACAGGAGGAAATACAGCTGGAGAATGCATAA